The nucleotide sequence TCTTATATCAACTACTTTAACTTCCTGTCCGGGACTTGCCATAGTCAGCGGCATATGAGTATCCTTCCCTTCTTAAGCTCCTTCAAGCTGAATCATGGATGCTTCCGATTTACGCAAGGATAAGTTAAACCCTTTTACCTTGATTTCAATCGGATCGCCCAAGGGGGCAAATTTCAACACCGTAATATTGGCACCGGGGACAATTCCCATATCCACAATCCGACGGTAAACAGGTCCGTTGCCTTTTACCTTGACAACAACTCCCTGTTCGCCAGGCTTCAACTCGCTCAAATGCTTAGACATACCGCACTCCCCCTACTTCCTCTATGATAACCATGAATATGATATTCATTATCAACTGAACATATATATTATAAACAAAATGTCCCACCCGTGTCAACAGGCCGGCCCATAAAATTAATCATAAAATAGCGTCTGCTCAATAGGGCCTACTTTTTAACCGATAAAATTAAACTAACCGTGGCGCAGCCGTCAATCCTTCCATTTGTCCTGTGCGAAAAATCAAACGGAGCTGCCGTAATATTTCTATCACGGCAGCTCCGTTGGGTTAGAGCGTGTCTATTTAATTACATCGACACCCATATACGGACGCAACGCTTCCGGGACAACCACCGAACCGTCATCCTGCTGGTAGTTTTCCAATATGGCGGCTACCGTCCGGCCAATAGCCACACCGGAACCATTCAGCGTATGCACAAACTCAGGTTTGGCCTTTGGTTCGCGACGGAACTTGATATCCGCCCGGCGGGCCTGGAAATCTTCAAAGTTCGAGCAGGAGGAAATTTCCCGATATTTGCCAAAGCTCGGCAGCCATACCTCCAGGTCATAGGTCTTAGCTGAGGAAAAGCCCATGTCGCCGGTACACAGCAAAACAACACGATAAGGCAGGCCTAGCAGTTGTAAAACCCGTTCGGCATTATTGGTAAGCTTCTCCAGCTCCTGGTAGGAATCTTCCGGTTTGCTGAACTTAACCAGTTCCACTTTATTAAACTGATGCTGGCGAATAAGGCCTCGCGTATCTCTGCCGGCGGCACCGGCTTCAGCCCGGAAACAGGCACTGTAGGCCGTATAGCATAACGGCAGGTCTTTACCGTCCAGAATTTCCCCACGATGCAAATTGGTAACAGGCACTTCGGCGGTGGGGATCAGATAATAGTCCAACCCTTCCAGCTTAAACATATCCTGTCCGAACTTGGGCAATTGTCCTGTTCCGGTCATACTGTCCTTATTGGCAATAAAGGGCGGAAAAAATTCGGTATAACCATGCTCACCGGTATGTAAATCCAGCATGAAGTTGATCAGCGAACGCTCCAGGCGGGCTCCCAGTCCCCGGTAAAAAGTAAACCGCGCACCGGTTACCTTGCCGCCCCGCTCAAAATCCAATAAGCCGAGCTTCTCACCAATCTCCCAGTGAGCCTTGGGTTCCGTGGCAAACTCACGGGGCGTTCCCCATCGGCGAATTTCCTGGTTCGCCGTTTCATCAGCGCCGATCACTACCGATTGATGGGGGACATTGGGAATATTCATAACAATATCGCTAATGGCACTTTCCACTTGCTTTACCTGGCCATCCAATACCGCAATCCGATCGCCTACAGCCCGCATCTCAGCCACCAGCTCGTCGGCATTTTCCTTGGCCTTTTTCAGCTTGCTAATTTCCTGCGATACAACATTTCTTTTATTTTTGAGACTTTCGACCTCGCTTAACAGTTCACGGCGCTCTCTTTCCAAAACAATAAATTGGTCTAAATTCATTGCAGAAGCACGGTTTTGCAAAGCTTGCAGCACGGTTTCCGTGTTATCACGGATAAACTTGATATCCAACATTGTTACCCCTCCTAAAACAAAAACTCTCGCCATTGGTAGGGACGAGAGCCTATTCCCGCAAACGGGCGCCGCCATAACCGGCATTCAAAACATGCTATGTAACCGCTCGTAATGTAAGAATATTCTATCCTAATACATTCTACAATATACGCCAAATATTGTAAAGTCTATTCCACCAGTACTTTGCATCTATTAGTGGTCTATAAACCCTAATTCTATAGTGTTCTCACGAGATCTTTTCCGCCTTATTTTGTTGTCGTCGGCTTACATATTTCCGATATGTGCGCCTCCTCCGCCTCGCAGGGCAAAAAATCTCTCGCAATTCATCCTATAGGCTTAGAGTTTACAGACCACTAGTCCCCGAACTGCAATATTTTCAGCGGCGGAAAATCTTTCGGCAAAAATCAGGAACCTTTGCATACACTTTATTAATTTGATGGATCACCGGGCAAGGAGGGCTTATATGCATTTCAAAAAAGTACTGGCCGTTTTTAAAATTGCCGCAGCCTATGCGGGCACCATCATTGGCGCCGGCTTTGCTTCCGGCCAGGAGCTGCTGCAGTTTTTCGTCGTCTACGGCGCCACAGGGCTTTGGGGCATCCTGCTGGCCGGCATTCTGTTCTCCCTGCTGGGCTATTGCATTCTGGAACTGGGCTACCGGCTGCGGGCCACCGGCTATCATCAGGTGTTATATCACGTATGCGGCCAGAAAATAGCCGTATTTTTTGACATCATCATTGCCGTATTTCTGTTTAGCGTGTTAACCATCATGCTGGCCGGCGCCGGAACCATGTGCGAGGACGTGTTTGCCCTGCCCCGCTTTTTGGGCTTAACCGCCATGGCCCTCCTCGCTTTCGGCACGGCCGTTTGCGGCATCCGCGGCATTACCTTCATTAATATGTGCATGCTACCGCTGCTGGCTTTATCTACTTTATCCGTAGGGCTGTACTCTATTATTTATCACGGCATTACGGCCGACCTGCTGGCCTACTCTATACCGGTCAGCACCTATGACCAGCCGCACTGGATTTTATCCAGCGTATTATATGTTTCCTATAACTTGATCATGGGTTCCACCGTGCTGGCCCCTCTGGGGCCGTTTATCCCCACCCGGCAACTACGGTTTTGGGGCAGCCTGACCGGCGGCTTTTTCATAACCCTGCTGGCCGGCTTTGTCGCCTTCATCGTCATGCTGCACTACCCCGATATTCTCAGTTATGAAATTCCCATGCTGCAAATTTCCAGCACTCAGCCCAGCATTAATTCCATCGCCTACGCCTGCATGTTTCTGACGGCCATGTATACCACGGCGGCCACCACGCTCTATGCCTGCGCCGACAAACTGCGCGTCACTTCAGGTCTGGGGCTCGGCAAGGCCGGTATACTGATTGCCGCCGCCAGTCTTTACTTGAGCCAATTTGGTTTTTCCACACTGATCTCTTTCGTGTTCCCTCTTGTCGGCTATCTGTCGCTTTATTTCATGTTTCGCCTCTGCTATATAGGCTTTTTATCCAAATAGACAATGGCGCTCAGTACGGCAATTAATCCTTCGCCGGTAGCCTTGGCTATCTGCCAGGGCTTGCCTGTGCAATCACCGGCGGCAAAAACACCGGGAATATTGGTCGACATGTCCCTGTTCACCTGGATGACCTCACCGTCCAAAGCCAAACCAGGCAGTACATTTTCCACCGGGTCGGACTGCCGTATGATGAAAATACCGCTGACCTTATGCTCCGCCTTATCGGTAACCAATTTTTCTACCTGCGTGTCACCCTCAATAAACCGCGGTCTGCCCGTCACAATCTTGACCTGGGACCGCAAAGCCGCCGGCTGTGGCCTGTACTGGGGGAGATAATACACATTGCGGCAGATCTCACCAAGAAACTCGGCCTCCGGCTCTCCCTCACTGGTATAGGATATGACAGCCACGTCTTTATCCTTATAAAACATGCCGTCACAGGTTGCACAGTAGCTGACGCCGCGCCCCAAAAAGCTTTTTTCCCCTTTAAACAGGGGCGTGCTCACCACGCCGGTAGCCAGAATGACCGTCCTCGCCTCATAGGTGTTAACCGGAGTCAGCAAAGTAAAGGCGTCGTCTCCCGGAAAAACAGTAACCACCTTTTCCTGGATCAAGGTGGGCTTCTGGGCCAGACAATGGGCCACGAACTGCTGCATCATTCCCTGCCCGGTAATCTGTGGCATGCCCAGATAATTATCGACAATATGGGCTTTTTGCAATTTTTCACTGTGATTCAAGTGTTCAAACAAAGCAACCTGCTTGTTGCGAACCCTGCCGGTCAAGGCTGCCGACAGACCTGCCGGACCACCGCCGATGACAGCAATATCAAACCGTTGTGTATCCATAAACTCCTCCTGGTTTATCAATTTAATGTGGGGTGATTAAAGTGTCGGATTATAACCATATACTTACGCGCGTGGCCTGTTTTCCTGTATTCTACTTGTTTTTTGCCGCCGGAACAATTGGCGGCGGCCTGCTCGGCCTTGGCCTGGGCATTGTCAATTACGAAACCGTCGGCCTGCTTGGCGGCGCCTTCATCGGCCTGTTCATCGGACTATTCCTTGGCCTATCCGCTCTAGTATTGGCCGTCATATTCAATCTGCTGGCCCCCTGCCTGGGCGGCATCCCGGTCAGTCTGGCACCACTCCCATCAAAACAAGAACAGTCCGGCCAGGCTCACACCGACGATATCTAATTTTAAGGCATTAGTACCTTATCAGCCTTAATCCAGTGGATACTGACGGTCTATGTCCCCCCTTCGTTATCGCCAGTCAGCATACTACCGGTATGCCTCCCTCCTCCGACTTGGGCTGTGAAACCTAGCCTCACCATGCTCCTACTGTTTTAAAACTGACAAGGTACTGGTTTTTTACCGCAATGAGAATTGTTCTTTATTACATATTATTTACGCAACACATCCCGTGAATCCTGCCGCTGCAAAAAATAAAAAACTGCTATAGTGAGAGTATATGCTCTTACTATAGCAGTTTTTTATTAGTGCTCCATCAACTCGGAAAGTACAATTCTTTACGGGTCCTTTTCCTTAAGACTTCGTTGTCGTCGGCTTACCTGCGAAAAATTGCCGCAAATTTAATTTTTACTTTCGAAGCTGTCCGAGCACTAAGGCGTGTCTTCAATCATTCCGTTAGTTTGAAGACACGCCCTAGTCACAGCTAATATTCTATTTCTTTGCTTCCAGCAGCGCCATTTTAGCCGCCTCAATAAATTGTTGATACGATATGGTCGCCCCGGAAATGGCATCTACCTTGGCCAGCTCCTGCACCTGCAGCAGTTGCTCCGCATAAGCGGTATTTGCCTTTACGGCAGTTTGCGCTTTCTGGTAAAAAGCCGGATTTTCAACCTTACCGTTGGTTTTTCCATAGTCGGCTCCCTTGAGTTTCCCCTCCGAATCGACACCGACATAGTTTACCGAAACAATTTTGTGATCTTTAATCGAAATGGCAATCCGGCCTTTTCCCATCGAATCATCGGACGAACTTTCCCCCGTATACGACCCGTCTTTCGCGTCGGATAAATCACAACAAGGCGCTTTCTTAGACGAAGCGGTGTCTTTCACGGCAACATCGGTGGCCGGTTGCTGCCCGCAGCCGGCTAAAAACTGCGCCGACAAGGTCCCGGCCAGCATCAGGAGGGTATATTTCTTATTCAGCTTCATACCGCCCGGTTCACCCCGCTTTTCACAATACGGCCATGGTCCATAATAATGGCCCGCTCCGCTTCGGCGCCGACTTCCGGCGCATGGGTAACAGTCAAAATCGTATGGCCTTCATCATGCAGTTCGTGAAAGATCTGCATAACCAGCTTTTCATTTGCCTCATCCAGATTACCTGTCGGCTCATCAGCCAGAATCAACACCGGATAATTGATCAGAGCGCGGGCAATGCATACCCGTTGCTGTTCGCCACCCGACAACTGGCTCGGCAGATGCGCGGCGCGGTCTTCCAGCCCGACCCGGGCTAGGGCGGCCAGCGCCTCCTTTTTGTCCGGTATGCTGTGATAGTACTGGGCAACCATAATATTTTCCACAGCCGTAAGATAAGGAATCAGATGGAACTGTTGAAATACCATACCGATTTTATCACGACGCAGCGTAGTAAGCTGCCGGTGGCTAACCTCGGTCAGATCAACCCCATCCAGAATGACCGAGCCGGCTGTAGCTTTATCCATACAACCGATGATATTCATCAAGGTTGTTTTCCCTGAGCCGGAAGGCCCCATCACTGCCAGCCATTCTCCTTTTTCCACCGTCAGATCAACATTATTTACAGCCAATACTTTGCCGCCATAGGCCATTGACACATTTTTCAATTCCAATAAGCTCATGAAAATCCTCCTTATTCACCACGCAAAACAGTGGCTGGCTCAACATTTGTAGCAATGCGTACCGGCAAGAGACTGGCCGCTCCGGTTACGGCAATGGACAGCAAAACGGAAAGCACCGCAATGAGCGGCACAAAAGCAATCGGCCGGTTAAACACCTGCAAGCTGACGCTTTGGGCAAACAAATAACCGAGACCACTGCCAAGCAGCCCCCCGAACAGCCCCAACACACAGCCTTCACCGAGGAACTCCAAAATGATATGGCGGTTTTCCGCCCCCAGGGCTTTCTTCAAGCCGATTTCCTTGCGCCGTTCCGTAACAACAGCCATCATGGTCGTTGCCACACAAATCAACGTAAGCAGCAAAACAACCACTGTAACTAACAGCACCAGGGCCTGCAATTTACTTAAAACAGTTTCTTCCGAACTGGCAATTTGCTGGACAAGCTGCGGTTCCACGGCAGGAGTTTTTTGGCGAATCTCCTGCTGAATGCTTGCCAAACCGGCGCCGTCGGCAACAACACTGAGTTGCACAAGACTAATTTGTTGCGGTTTTTGCAATAACTTTTGCAACAGGCCAAGCTCCATGAACGCAAATTGTTCTTCTTTGCCGCCCGTATGGACAATACCGGAAACAACCAGTTGCACTTCCGGCAATTCCGCTCCGCCATTTACAACAACGGTCTGGCCCGGTTTGATGCCCATCTGCTGAGCGATTTCATCGCCAATCAGAATTTCCTGCTTGCCCGGTTCGGGCCAGGTCCCGTTGATCTGCCAATATGGGCTGACCTTTTGCAGCATCGAAAAATCAGTGCCTCCTGTAAAAACAGGTTTTTCGTTAATCTTTACCCGTTCATACAAAAAGGGGGCCATGCCGACAATTTCATAACCGTTCAACAGTTTGCCAACTTCCTGCACCGTCGCCTCCGGCAATACCGTATGATCTTGCCCCGGCAATAGCAGCAGATTGGCCCCATAAGCCCGGAATTCCCGGCCCAGTTGCTGTGGGACTTCATTATAAACGGTAATCATACCGGAAATAATCGTCGCTCCCACGGCAACGGCCAGCAGCGCAATCAGCATGCGGGAGCGCCGGCGCAGCAGTGCGTTAACAACCAAGATAGCGTACATCTTATACTTTTTAATCATTTCTCCTTACCTCCCGTGCAGTACAATAGCCGGACGCAAGGATAACAGCATGCGAATGGCCGGCAGACTTCCCAATAACAGTACGAAGGCCATGAGCACGGCAATGATCGGAATTACGGCCAGATTCACCGCAATGCTTGAGCCGAATACGGTATGGCCGATAATTTGCGCAAACCCAAGTCCCATAAAATACCCCACTGTACCACCAATAATACCGGCAATAAAAATTTCCGTCAGTACCAACAGGACCACAGCCAGGTCTGTCGCTCCCATGGCCTTCAGTAGGCCAAGTTCGCGGCTCCGTTCCATAATATTGGCACTTACCAGATTGGAAACCCCCAGAGCCGAACTTAAAAGGCTTAACGCAGTAATGAGCAGCATCAGCAGTTGGGTCTTATCCAGAATCTTCCCTTCCGACTCGGCAATTTGCCGGACCGGATGAGCCACCGAATTCTTCACGACTTCCTCAATCTGAAAAGCAATGGAGCTTACATAGGCCGTACAATACCAGATTTCATATTCTTTTAACGACAGGCTTTTCGGGTTGGCGGCGGCTTTCCGGGCCAGCTCATTCTCCGGTGTGGTAACCGCACTGACTTCGATTTGATCGATTTTCCCCACTAAACCCGCAAGCTTCTGTACCAAAGCCAACGGCGCCAAGATCTCCTCTTCTTCCACGCCGCCACCGCTTACGATTCCGCTCACATGCAGCGCTTCCGTTTTGCCGTTTGCTTCATATAAGATATCGGTGCCAGGCTGAACACCCAGCTCTTTGGCCAGCTTTTGCCCAACCAATACTGAATTTTCCTGTTGCTCATCGGGCCACGCCCCATCAATTCTCCACCACGATTTTAAATATTTTTCTCCGGTCGAAATATATTCTCCCGTAGGTAACAGCATGCCATGGTCGAACCAGGTGCCATGAATGCTGACCTGGCGGCCATCTTGCAGCGCTAAGGAAGCGTTGAGCTGCGGCGCAAAGGCAACAATATTATTCGTCCAAAAAATCGTCTTAATCTTGCCGACATCGGCTTCCTCCAGATACTCCCGGTGCGCCGTTGTCGTATCCAGCCCATACACATCTTTCAGTACGGAAGAGTTCTTCGGCGTTACCGTAATATTCGCCCCATAGGCCTTCAATTCCTGATTTACTTTCTCACCCACATCGAACATAACATTCAACATGGCCGCAGCCAGCGATACGCCCAGTGCTACGGTAAGCGCCACCAGCAGCAGCCGGCGTCCCTGCCGTACGACGGCCCCTTTCACCATTTGCCAGAACAAATCGTTTCACTCTCCTTTCACGCCGCCTTATCTAAAACGCTTGCGCTCCTGTTCAAGACTGGCTTGCGCGATGCTGATCCGGCCGTTATCCACTTTGTATTCAAGCGGAATCGGATTGCAGCCGCCGCGCATCCCGATAGTAGCCTTATTCATCATCACTTCGCATAATTTGCAGATAACCTGGCCATCCTTTTCATAGTAGCCGGTAGGACCGCATATTTCGCAGGCGTCCAGACCTACACCATAAGCCGAACCGCCCTTTTGAATGACGATGAACCGTACCATCTCGCCGCCTGAGGCTTTATACACATAACGGTGCAAATGTCCGTCGCCGACTTCCGACAAGGGTACTTCCACCTTACCGTCAACCGCATTGATTGGCAGTGCCGGCACCAACTCCACCGTTTTATTGGCATACACGCTGCCGAAGCTGGAGGAAAACACCATAAAAGCTAAACAGAAAACGGTGGCGGTTCCCCAACGCAGTTTATGCTGCGCTTGCATGAGAATCTTGCGGTATTGAGCCGGATTGGCATCGGCCGGACGTTCCGGCTTCTTCTGTAAAAACAAGGTTAGAGGTACTAGCAACGTAACAAAGAACACGACAAAAATAAACCAGGACTGCCGGTCAATCAGCGGCGCCATAATTTGCATCAAGACACCGCCCGGCAAAAACTGACGGGCCATCAGAATCTGAGTTATAAAAATGATCTGCTGTAAAAGAATAGCTACCATTTGTACGGTAAATACAAACAGCAACCGGCGATAATATAATGCGGCTGCCGCCTGGTGTACCAGATAACCGACGAGCACCGCCAGGCCGATGCCACAAACAACTCCCAGCGATTTCATTAATACGGTCAGCGTAAAATAATCGCCCACCGCGGTAATGACAATATTTACCGGCAACAGCCAGATTTCCATCCCATGATACCAAAATAGAGCAATCACTACCGCTAAAATAGATACTTTCAGTTTTTTTTCTACCTGAACTGATTTCTCCTGATTTTTCCGAAAGAAAAGTGCTAATAAGCCAAGCTCGCCAAGGATGGCAATGCAAACAGCAATCCCTTCAAAAACTTCCCGGCTCACCGCATTACGTGTGCCGACCTTTACCGCAATAATAAAGACAGAACCCCAAAACCCCCACGAAAGAGCACGCCAGAAAATGTTTTTATACTCGGCAACCTTCATCCGCAAAAGAATGGCCAGTAAAATCCCCAGCGGCACAGCTAACGCAACACCCTGCTCCATCACCGGGATGAACTGTTGTAAAAAGGTTTGTATCATAAACACTATTCCTTTCCATGAAAAAAGTCCTGTCCGCCAAAGGTCTGTTGAAACAAACCTTCGCCGGACAGGATACTGATTTCTTCATTTATACCCGTTTACCAATGTCTGGGCACATAGTTGAAGGTCCAGTGCATAACAACCGGTTTTTCCCAGAAACGGCCTTCCACACCGGTTTCTTTATCTACATGCAGACCATAATTCATCCGTTGCGGGCTCTCAAAGGTAAATTCGCAATCATATGTACCGGCGCCCAGCATTTTGATATTTGCTCCATAGTGCGGGCCATCATCGGCATTCATCGGCATAAATACGCCTTCCAGCGTTTGTCCGGTTTCTTTCTTAGTCATTTTATAATGCACGGTCAGATAAGGAATCCACTCGCCAACACCAAAACCTGTATTATTGCCTTCAGTTGCATGAATATCTGTTTCCATGTGAATATCGGACTTATCAGGATCAAGCATCATGCCTGCCGGTTCCATTTGAATCGGTTGGAAGTAGACGAGAGCCACTTTAAAATGTTCATTCACCGCTTCCTTCTCATCCCCGATGGGATATTCCTGGAACCCGTCTGCCGAAACAATTCCGCTGAAGGAAAAGAACGTAGCAAAAGCTGCACAAATAGTAAGTAACATTTTTAACTTTTTCATAGTCAACCGATACACTCCTTTTTACGTTTAAATAGTTTTTTCCAAAGCTTTGCTTTGGTATTTTCTATAATAGACAGTACCTGCAGCAGCACATAACAGGAACACCTGAACCGCCAGGGTCTCATAGGTTGGATAAATCCCTAAAAGATCAATGCTCGGAATCGGAATTCCTTCCACAAGAGTCATGCTGACAATACCTCCTTCCTGCAATTCTCCAATGCCGCTGCCGGCAAAGCTTATAGCCAGGACGAACATAAAAATACTGGTGCCGATAAAAAACGGCCGTAAAGGAATCCGCAAAGTGCCATAACGGACAAGTGCGAAAATAATGGCTAAAGCCACACAGCCGGCAAGGAAGCCCATCCAGATCATTTCCACATCGCCGGCGGCGCTATTAAACAGAGCCTGATAAAACAGTACCACTTCCGCCCCTTCCCGGTAGACCGCCAGAAAGGCGGCAAACCCGAGAGCCTTGGCCTTGCCACTGCTGAGTGAAGCCTTGACCATACCCTGAATATACGTGTCCCAGGCTTTGGCGTTCGTTTTTCCACCCATCCAAAAGCTAACCGACAGCAACACAGCCGCCGCCACCAACACGGTTATGCCCTCCATAATTTCCTGGTTAGCTCCCGCGCCAAACTCTTTAGTCAGTAAGTTAAACACGTAGGCGGTAACAAAGCTGGCGATGATCGCCGCAATGGAGGAGTTATAAACGGCATCAAGGTATTTAGCGTTGCCGGATTTCTGCAAATAAGCGATAATCGCCGCCAATACCAAAATAGCCTCGATCCCCTCCCGGAGAAGGATTAGAAACGCCGGCCAGAAGGATGCCCAGCCGCCTTGCGAAGCATGGCCTTCCAAGCTTTTCACATCATCATTGATCATTCCCACCAATACATCATTCGCGGCATGCAGCGCGGCGCTGTCAGCGCCTTCATTCATCATCTTTTTTATCCGGTAGAATTGATACTCTGTAAGATTTGCATTTTTCACCGCTACGGTAGTACGAATGGCTTTTTCCAAACCGTCTTTTTCGTAAACTCCGTAGTAAGCATCATTGACAGTCTTTTTTGCTCCTTCCAGGTCACCGGCATCATACATTTGCAATGCCGCTTTCATAGTTTCCTGAACGTGTCCGGCTACCTGTTCCCATTTGGGAGCTGCCTGAGCGGATGGCAGGATGGAGAAAAACAATAAAGCAAATAAAAGAATAATACCCTTTTTCACACTACCCACAACCTTCTTTTTATAATGATACTCATTATCAGTATTTTTTTAAAAAAAATTATTTTTTCTTAATAACATTAAATGGTATGGAAATAATTTTGGTACATTCCATCGGTCTGCCATTTTGATCCAGCGCCGCTTTGAAGGTCCAACGCCGAGCGGCCTCCATCGCCAGTTGATCTACCTCAGGTTTGCCGGAAGTAACGGCTATTTTGGTTTTAATAATTTTTCCATCTTTGCCGATG is from Propionispora vibrioides and encodes:
- a CDS encoding FMN-binding protein → MKLNKKYTLLMLAGTLSAQFLAGCGQQPATDVAVKDTASSKKAPCCDLSDAKDGSYTGESSSDDSMGKGRIAISIKDHKIVSVNYVGVDSEGKLKGADYGKTNGKVENPAFYQKAQTAVKANTAYAEQLLQVQELAKVDAISGATISYQQFIEAAKMALLEAKK
- a CDS encoding ABC transporter permease, with protein sequence MFWQMVKGAVVRQGRRLLLVALTVALGVSLAAAMLNVMFDVGEKVNQELKAYGANITVTPKNSSVLKDVYGLDTTTAHREYLEEADVGKIKTIFWTNNIVAFAPQLNASLALQDGRQVSIHGTWFDHGMLLPTGEYISTGEKYLKSWWRIDGAWPDEQQENSVLVGQKLAKELGVQPGTDILYEANGKTEALHVSGIVSGGGVEEEEILAPLALVQKLAGLVGKIDQIEVSAVTTPENELARKAAANPKSLSLKEYEIWYCTAYVSSIAFQIEEVVKNSVAHPVRQIAESEGKILDKTQLLMLLITALSLLSSALGVSNLVSANIMERSRELGLLKAMGATDLAVVLLVLTEIFIAGIIGGTVGYFMGLGFAQIIGHTVFGSSIAVNLAVIPIIAVLMAFVLLLGSLPAIRMLLSLRPAIVLHGR
- a CDS encoding iron transporter codes for the protein MLLTICAAFATFFSFSGIVSADGFQEYPIGDEKEAVNEHFKVALVYFQPIQMEPAGMMLDPDKSDIHMETDIHATEGNNTGFGVGEWIPYLTVHYKMTKKETGQTLEGVFMPMNADDGPHYGANIKMLGAGTYDCEFTFESPQRMNYGLHVDKETGVEGRFWEKPVVMHWTFNYVPRHW
- a CDS encoding FTR1 family iron permease, which encodes MKKGIILLFALLFFSILPSAQAAPKWEQVAGHVQETMKAALQMYDAGDLEGAKKTVNDAYYGVYEKDGLEKAIRTTVAVKNANLTEYQFYRIKKMMNEGADSAALHAANDVLVGMINDDVKSLEGHASQGGWASFWPAFLILLREGIEAILVLAAIIAYLQKSGNAKYLDAVYNSSIAAIIASFVTAYVFNLLTKEFGAGANQEIMEGITVLVAAAVLLSVSFWMGGKTNAKAWDTYIQGMVKASLSSGKAKALGFAAFLAVYREGAEVVLFYQALFNSAAGDVEMIWMGFLAGCVALAIIFALVRYGTLRIPLRPFFIGTSIFMFVLAISFAGSGIGELQEGGIVSMTLVEGIPIPSIDLLGIYPTYETLAVQVFLLCAAAGTVYYRKYQSKALEKTI
- a CDS encoding FeoA family protein; translated protein: MSKHLSELKPGEQGVVVKVKGNGPVYRRIVDMGIVPGANITVLKFAPLGDPIEIKVKGFNLSLRKSEASMIQLEGA
- a CDS encoding ABC transporter permease, giving the protein MIKKYKMYAILVVNALLRRRSRMLIALLAVAVGATIISGMITVYNEVPQQLGREFRAYGANLLLLPGQDHTVLPEATVQEVGKLLNGYEIVGMAPFLYERVKINEKPVFTGGTDFSMLQKVSPYWQINGTWPEPGKQEILIGDEIAQQMGIKPGQTVVVNGGAELPEVQLVVSGIVHTGGKEEQFAFMELGLLQKLLQKPQQISLVQLSVVADGAGLASIQQEIRQKTPAVEPQLVQQIASSEETVLSKLQALVLLVTVVVLLLTLICVATTMMAVVTERRKEIGLKKALGAENRHIILEFLGEGCVLGLFGGLLGSGLGYLFAQSVSLQVFNRPIAFVPLIAVLSVLLSIAVTGAASLLPVRIATNVEPATVLRGE
- the serS gene encoding serine--tRNA ligase, coding for MLDIKFIRDNTETVLQALQNRASAMNLDQFIVLERERRELLSEVESLKNKRNVVSQEISKLKKAKENADELVAEMRAVGDRIAVLDGQVKQVESAISDIVMNIPNVPHQSVVIGADETANQEIRRWGTPREFATEPKAHWEIGEKLGLLDFERGGKVTGARFTFYRGLGARLERSLINFMLDLHTGEHGYTEFFPPFIANKDSMTGTGQLPKFGQDMFKLEGLDYYLIPTAEVPVTNLHRGEILDGKDLPLCYTAYSACFRAEAGAAGRDTRGLIRQHQFNKVELVKFSKPEDSYQELEKLTNNAERVLQLLGLPYRVVLLCTGDMGFSSAKTYDLEVWLPSFGKYREISSCSNFEDFQARRADIKFRREPKAKPEFVHTLNGSGVAIGRTVAAILENYQQDDGSVVVPEALRPYMGVDVIK
- a CDS encoding YkvI family membrane protein; amino-acid sequence: MHFKKVLAVFKIAAAYAGTIIGAGFASGQELLQFFVVYGATGLWGILLAGILFSLLGYCILELGYRLRATGYHQVLYHVCGQKIAVFFDIIIAVFLFSVLTIMLAGAGTMCEDVFALPRFLGLTAMALLAFGTAVCGIRGITFINMCMLPLLALSTLSVGLYSIIYHGITADLLAYSIPVSTYDQPHWILSSVLYVSYNLIMGSTVLAPLGPFIPTRQLRFWGSLTGGFFITLLAGFVAFIVMLHYPDILSYEIPMLQISSTQPSINSIAYACMFLTAMYTTAATTLYACADKLRVTSGLGLGKAGILIAAASLYLSQFGFSTLISFVFPLVGYLSLYFMFRLCYIGFLSK
- a CDS encoding NAD(P)/FAD-dependent oxidoreductase; this encodes MDTQRFDIAVIGGGPAGLSAALTGRVRNKQVALFEHLNHSEKLQKAHIVDNYLGMPQITGQGMMQQFVAHCLAQKPTLIQEKVVTVFPGDDAFTLLTPVNTYEARTVILATGVVSTPLFKGEKSFLGRGVSYCATCDGMFYKDKDVAVISYTSEGEPEAEFLGEICRNVYYLPQYRPQPAALRSQVKIVTGRPRFIEGDTQVEKLVTDKAEHKVSGIFIIRQSDPVENVLPGLALDGEVIQVNRDMSTNIPGVFAAGDCTGKPWQIAKATGEGLIAVLSAIVYLDKKPI
- a CDS encoding ABC transporter ATP-binding protein — encoded protein: MSLLELKNVSMAYGGKVLAVNNVDLTVEKGEWLAVMGPSGSGKTTLMNIIGCMDKATAGSVILDGVDLTEVSHRQLTTLRRDKIGMVFQQFHLIPYLTAVENIMVAQYYHSIPDKKEALAALARVGLEDRAAHLPSQLSGGEQQRVCIARALINYPVLILADEPTGNLDEANEKLVMQIFHELHDEGHTILTVTHAPEVGAEAERAIIMDHGRIVKSGVNRAV
- a CDS encoding DUF2318 domain-containing protein; the encoded protein is MIQTFLQQFIPVMEQGVALAVPLGILLAILLRMKVAEYKNIFWRALSWGFWGSVFIIAVKVGTRNAVSREVFEGIAVCIAILGELGLLALFFRKNQEKSVQVEKKLKVSILAVVIALFWYHGMEIWLLPVNIVITAVGDYFTLTVLMKSLGVVCGIGLAVLVGYLVHQAAAALYYRRLLFVFTVQMVAILLQQIIFITQILMARQFLPGGVLMQIMAPLIDRQSWFIFVVFFVTLLVPLTLFLQKKPERPADANPAQYRKILMQAQHKLRWGTATVFCLAFMVFSSSFGSVYANKTVELVPALPINAVDGKVEVPLSEVGDGHLHRYVYKASGGEMVRFIVIQKGGSAYGVGLDACEICGPTGYYEKDGQVICKLCEVMMNKATIGMRGGCNPIPLEYKVDNGRISIAQASLEQERKRFR